The Equus asinus isolate D_3611 breed Donkey chromosome 22, EquAss-T2T_v2, whole genome shotgun sequence genome has a segment encoding these proteins:
- the ATP5MC2 gene encoding ATP synthase F(0) complex subunit C2, mitochondrial, with product MYACAKFVSTPSVRSTSQLLSRSLSAVVLKRPETLTDETLSSLSAPRPLTSLIPSRGLQTSAISRDIDTAAKFIGAGAATVGVAGSGAGIGTVFGSLIIGYARNPSLKQQLFSYAILGFALSEAMGLFCLMVAFLILFAM from the exons ATGTATGCCTGCGCCAAGTTTGTCTCCACCCCCTCG GTCAGGAGCACCTCTCAGCTGCTGAGCCGATCACTGTCTGCAGTGGTGCTGAAACGACCAGAGACACTGACAGATGAG ACCCTCAGCAGCTTGTCAGCCCCACGTCCCCTGACCTCACTTATTCCTAGCCGCGGCTTGCAAACCAGCGCCATTTCAAGGGACATCGACACAGCAGCCAAGTTCattggggctggggctgccacaGTAGGGGTGGCCGGCTCTGGGGCTGGAATTGGGACTGTATTTGGGAGCCTCATCATTGGTTATGCCAG gaACCCTTCTCTGAAGCAACAGCTCTTCTCCTACGCCATTCTGGGCTTTGCCCTCTCCGAGGCCATGGGGCTTTTTTGCCTGATGGTGGCCTTTCTCATCCTCTTCGCCATGTGA